In the genome of Triticum urartu cultivar G1812 chromosome 5, Tu2.1, whole genome shotgun sequence, one region contains:
- the LOC125510191 gene encoding 30S ribosomal protein S31, mitochondrial: protein MALRMAAAAFVRRLAPARPPALLAEAEAVTCGRGDKKTKRGKRFKGSYGNSRPKREKKIERIKDRVEVPRSTPWPLPFKLI from the coding sequence ATGGCGCTGCGGATGGCGGCGGCTGCGTTCGTGCGGCGCCTGGCGCCGGCGCGCCCCCCGGCGCTCCTGGCGGAGGCGGAGGCCGTGACGTGCGGGCGCGGGGACAAGAAGACCAAGCGCGGGAAGCGGTTCAAGGGCTCCTACGGCAACTCGCGGCCGAAGCGGGAGAAGAAGATCGAGCGCATCAAGGACCGCGTCGAGGTGCCCCGCTCCACCCCGTGGCCCCTCCCCTTCAAGCTCATCTGA